In one window of Opitutus sp. GAS368 DNA:
- a CDS encoding SprT family zinc-dependent metalloprotease, translating into MSGDQQEFFETRTPAQPDLVFVRSLRARHYRLTLRRDGVAVATVPARGSEREARVFVEQHRDWLERARARHALKPRGAEVWTLGTHVLWRGEMTEIRRATAPLPAAAGPVFVPETPRSAGFPGKPTVCLAADIFRVASFEGDLRPTLEAHFARRAKIELPARTWELAAETGADVKHVTVRNQRSRWGSCSAGGTISLNWRLVQTPDTVRDYILYHELMHLREMNHSDRFWARVEAVCPWWRDAERWLKRNGSLLGL; encoded by the coding sequence GTGAGCGGCGACCAGCAGGAATTTTTCGAAACGAGGACCCCGGCCCAGCCCGACCTGGTGTTTGTCCGGAGCCTGCGCGCCCGGCATTACCGGCTGACACTGCGCCGCGACGGGGTGGCGGTGGCCACGGTGCCCGCCCGGGGCTCGGAGCGGGAGGCCAGGGTTTTTGTCGAGCAACACCGCGACTGGCTCGAGCGGGCGCGCGCGCGCCACGCGCTCAAGCCGCGGGGGGCGGAGGTCTGGACCCTCGGCACCCACGTGCTGTGGCGCGGGGAAATGACCGAGATCCGCCGGGCGACGGCACCGTTGCCGGCTGCCGCCGGCCCGGTGTTTGTCCCGGAAACTCCGCGCTCCGCGGGATTTCCGGGCAAACCGACCGTGTGCCTCGCCGCGGATATTTTCCGCGTGGCGTCGTTCGAAGGCGACCTGCGGCCGACGCTGGAGGCGCACTTCGCGCGCCGGGCCAAGATCGAGCTCCCCGCGCGCACCTGGGAGCTGGCGGCCGAGACCGGGGCCGACGTAAAACACGTGACCGTGCGCAACCAGCGTTCGCGCTGGGGCTCGTGCTCGGCGGGCGGCACCATCTCCCTCAACTGGCGGCTCGTGCAGACCCCCGACACCGTGCGCGACTACATCCTTTACCACGAGCTGATGCACCTGCGGGAGATGAACCACTCCGACCGCTTCTGGGCGCGGGTCGAGGCGGTCTGCCCGTGGTGGCGCGACGCCGAGCGGTGGCTCAAGCGCAACGGCAGCCTGCTCGGACTGTAG
- a CDS encoding Gfo/Idh/MocA family oxidoreductase, protein MQRVRLGLIGYGNMGAGHAAQVVNGKIPRLTLTAVAESSPTRQPSLSGVKVFAEPAALLKSGLVDAVLIATPHPTHASLALAALKAGLHVLLEKPFAVHKAEALQVVAAAKRRPKQVFGAVFNQRTDPYFRKIRDLIRGGSFGAVQRINWTITNWFRPEAYYQSGGWRATWAGEGGGLLLNQCVHNLDLLQWLAGMPVRVRAHCHFGRYHDIEVEDDVSAYLEYADGAHATFTASTGEAPGINRLEIAADGGRIVYEHDVLQLVRNATPASVFSRTSRELFLAPGTTEEKLLGLGHGGQHSEILTNFTAAILDGVPLIAPAVEGIHSLELANAMLLSAWTEKTVDLPLDAALYEKWLKRKIAGSKVRKK, encoded by the coding sequence ATGCAACGGGTCCGCCTCGGTCTCATCGGATACGGCAACATGGGGGCCGGCCATGCGGCGCAGGTGGTCAACGGCAAGATCCCGCGGCTTACGCTGACCGCCGTGGCGGAGAGTTCGCCGACGCGCCAGCCCAGCCTGTCTGGCGTGAAAGTCTTCGCCGAGCCGGCCGCGCTGCTGAAGTCCGGGCTGGTCGACGCCGTGTTGATCGCGACGCCGCACCCGACGCACGCCTCGCTCGCGCTCGCGGCGCTGAAGGCCGGCCTGCACGTGCTGCTGGAAAAACCCTTTGCGGTGCACAAGGCCGAGGCGCTGCAGGTCGTGGCGGCGGCGAAGCGCCGGCCGAAGCAGGTGTTCGGCGCCGTCTTCAACCAGCGCACCGACCCGTATTTCCGGAAAATCCGCGACCTGATCCGCGGCGGCAGTTTCGGCGCGGTGCAGCGCATCAACTGGACGATCACGAACTGGTTCCGGCCCGAGGCCTACTACCAGTCGGGCGGCTGGCGCGCCACCTGGGCCGGCGAGGGCGGCGGCCTGCTGCTCAACCAGTGCGTGCACAACCTGGACCTGCTGCAATGGCTGGCCGGCATGCCGGTGCGCGTGCGGGCCCATTGCCACTTCGGCCGCTACCACGACATCGAGGTCGAGGACGACGTCAGCGCCTACCTCGAATACGCCGACGGGGCGCATGCCACGTTCACCGCCTCGACCGGCGAGGCGCCCGGCATCAACCGCCTGGAGATCGCGGCCGACGGCGGCCGGATCGTCTATGAGCACGACGTGCTGCAGCTGGTGCGCAACGCGACCCCCGCTTCCGTCTTCAGCCGCACCTCGCGCGAGCTGTTCCTCGCGCCGGGCACGACCGAGGAAAAACTCCTCGGCCTGGGCCACGGCGGGCAGCACAGCGAGATCCTGACGAACTTCACCGCGGCGATCCTCGACGGCGTGCCGCTCATCGCCCCGGCGGTCGAGGGCATCCACTCGCTCGAGCTGGCCAACGCCATGCTGCTGTCCGCGTGGACGGAGAAGACGGTCGACCTGCCCCTCGACGCCGCCCTCTACGAAAAGTGGCTGAAACGGAAGATCGCGGGATCCAAGGTCCGGAAAAAATAA
- a CDS encoding carbon starvation CstA family protein, whose product MKFPSWLRVGTWTLVVVLGVAAIAVLALARGEPVSALWMVIAAVCVFAVAYRFHSAWLMAKVLTLDELRAPPAAVHGDGKDFVPTNKWVVFGHHFAAIAGPGPLVGPVLAAQFGFLPGMLWILVGATLGGAVHDSVIMFCSVRRRGKSLGQMVRDEVGPFAGLVAMVSIVAIMTILLAVLALVVVNALAESPWGLFTIAATVPIAVAMGLMMRGGHGSSRLGWISAFGVVALLAAVWGGRYLPGTALESWLTLSRPALSWWLMGYGVVAAVLPVWLLLAPRDYLSTFMKIGTVALLGLAIVWLAPVLKMPALTQFIHGNGPILPGPVFPFCFITIACAAVSGFHSLIASGTTPKLIANENHIRVVGYGAMITEMCVGIMALIAACAMQPGEYFAVNLTGPAAAVTANVTALGFPVTETQMADLAASVGEKTMIGRAGGAPTFALGMAQMFAGVLGGRAATALWYHFAIMFEALFILTAIDAGTRVGRFLMQDLLSYVWKPLGHTTSAAGNFAATLLFVSGWGWFLYQGVIDPLGGIRSLWPIFGVANQLLAVIALALGTTVLIKMGRARHAWVTLVPLAWLLVVTLTAGLMLIFSANPRLGFLAQAASLAQKLPGAVPAESAALARQIFNAQVNAAITAVFLACVVLVVLACARVWWQLLAGRRTADLHEEPYVPLVGVPSAK is encoded by the coding sequence ATGAAATTCCCCTCCTGGCTGCGGGTTGGAACCTGGACCCTGGTCGTCGTGCTCGGCGTGGCGGCCATCGCCGTGCTGGCGCTGGCGCGCGGCGAGCCGGTCAGCGCGTTGTGGATGGTGATCGCGGCGGTCTGCGTGTTCGCGGTGGCCTACCGCTTTCACTCCGCGTGGCTCATGGCGAAGGTGCTCACGCTCGACGAGCTGCGCGCGCCGCCGGCGGCGGTGCACGGGGACGGGAAGGATTTCGTGCCGACCAACAAGTGGGTCGTCTTCGGGCACCATTTCGCGGCCATCGCCGGGCCGGGGCCGCTGGTCGGGCCGGTGCTGGCGGCGCAATTCGGGTTTCTGCCGGGCATGCTTTGGATCCTGGTCGGCGCGACGCTGGGTGGCGCGGTGCACGACAGTGTCATCATGTTCTGCTCGGTGCGCCGGCGCGGGAAATCGCTCGGCCAGATGGTGCGCGACGAGGTCGGGCCGTTCGCCGGGCTCGTCGCGATGGTGAGCATCGTCGCCATCATGACCATCCTGCTCGCGGTGCTCGCGCTGGTCGTGGTCAACGCGCTGGCGGAGAGCCCGTGGGGCCTGTTCACCATCGCGGCCACCGTGCCCATCGCGGTGGCCATGGGCCTGATGATGCGCGGCGGCCACGGTTCGTCGCGCCTGGGCTGGATCAGCGCGTTCGGCGTCGTCGCCCTGCTCGCCGCGGTGTGGGGCGGCCGGTATCTGCCGGGCACGGCGCTGGAATCGTGGCTCACGCTGTCGCGCCCCGCGCTGTCGTGGTGGCTCATGGGCTACGGCGTGGTGGCGGCGGTCCTGCCGGTCTGGCTGCTGCTCGCGCCCCGCGACTACCTGAGCACCTTCATGAAGATCGGCACGGTGGCGCTGCTCGGCCTGGCCATCGTCTGGCTCGCGCCGGTGCTCAAAATGCCGGCGCTGACCCAGTTCATCCACGGCAACGGCCCGATCCTGCCGGGCCCGGTGTTCCCGTTCTGCTTCATCACCATCGCCTGCGCGGCCGTCTCGGGCTTCCACTCGCTCATCGCGTCGGGCACGACGCCCAAGCTGATCGCAAACGAGAACCACATCCGGGTGGTCGGCTACGGCGCGATGATCACGGAGATGTGCGTCGGCATCATGGCGCTCATCGCCGCGTGCGCGATGCAGCCCGGCGAATATTTCGCCGTCAATCTCACGGGCCCGGCCGCGGCGGTCACGGCGAACGTCACCGCGCTCGGGTTCCCCGTGACGGAGACGCAGATGGCCGATCTGGCCGCGAGCGTGGGGGAGAAGACCATGATCGGCCGCGCCGGCGGTGCGCCGACGTTCGCGCTCGGCATGGCGCAGATGTTCGCCGGCGTGCTCGGCGGGCGGGCGGCCACGGCGCTCTGGTATCACTTCGCGATCATGTTCGAGGCGTTGTTCATCCTCACAGCGATCGACGCCGGCACGCGGGTGGGGCGCTTCCTGATGCAGGACCTGTTGAGCTATGTCTGGAAACCGCTCGGCCACACGACGTCGGCCGCGGGCAATTTCGCCGCCACGCTGCTCTTCGTCTCAGGCTGGGGCTGGTTCCTCTACCAGGGGGTGATCGATCCGCTCGGGGGCATCCGTTCGCTCTGGCCGATCTTCGGCGTGGCCAACCAGCTGCTCGCGGTCATCGCGCTGGCGCTCGGCACCACCGTGCTGATCAAGATGGGGCGCGCGCGCCATGCCTGGGTTACGCTCGTGCCGCTGGCGTGGCTGCTGGTCGTGACGCTGACCGCGGGGCTGATGCTCATCTTCAGCGCGAATCCCCGGCTCGGTTTCCTCGCGCAAGCCGCGAGCCTCGCGCAGAAACTGCCGGGGGCGGTCCCGGCGGAGTCCGCGGCCCTGGCGCGGCAGATTTTCAACGCCCAGGTCAACGCAGCGATCACCGCGGTGTTCCTCGCCTGCGTCGTGCTGGTTGTGCTCGCGTGCGCCCGGGTGTGGTGGCAGCTGCTCGCCGGCCGGCGCACCGCCGACCTGCACGAGGAGCCCTACGTACCCTTGGTGGGTGTCCCTTCGGCCAAGTAG
- a CDS encoding amidohydrolase — MKSRISFFAPCFLSSVLWAQAADLSPVALAKGDGIRDFVSNKVAADYPKLEALYTDLHLHPELSLMEEKTAAKVATELRAAGYEVTEKFGGTGVVGLLKNGPGPTLLIRTDLDGLPVLEETGLPYASKDRVTNLAGQDVPVMQACGHDIHMTIFTGTARMLAAMKDKWSGTVLFVGQPAEEVGAGARNLLAAGLYRKFPVPDFAIAVHDSATLPAGTVGTIEGFGWANVDSVDITVRGRGGHGAYPHTTIDPVVLAARIVVALQTIVSRETRPVEPAVVTVGSIHGGTKHNIIPNEVKLQLTCRSYSDNVRQHTLAAIKRICRGEAIAAGVPDDLMPIVITKEDEFTPATYNDPVLTRRIRGALVQWLGADNVKTIDAEMGGEDFSQFARTVDKVPISMFRVGAVDPAKYAESLRTGEPLPSLHSSKFAPLPEPTIKTGVTALTASALELLAKK; from the coding sequence ATGAAATCCCGCATCTCCTTTTTTGCCCCCTGTTTTCTGTCCTCCGTCCTCTGGGCCCAGGCCGCGGACCTGTCCCCGGTAGCCTTGGCAAAGGGGGACGGCATCCGCGATTTCGTCAGCAACAAGGTCGCCGCCGACTACCCGAAACTCGAAGCCCTCTACACCGACCTGCACCTCCACCCCGAGCTTTCGCTGATGGAGGAGAAGACCGCGGCCAAGGTGGCGACCGAGCTGCGCGCGGCCGGCTACGAGGTCACCGAGAAATTCGGCGGTACCGGCGTGGTCGGCCTGCTCAAAAACGGGCCCGGCCCAACCCTGCTCATCCGCACCGACCTCGACGGCCTCCCGGTGCTTGAGGAAACCGGCCTGCCCTACGCGAGCAAGGACCGGGTCACCAATCTCGCCGGCCAGGACGTGCCGGTCATGCAGGCCTGCGGCCATGACATCCACATGACCATCTTCACCGGCACCGCCCGGATGCTCGCCGCCATGAAGGACAAATGGTCCGGCACGGTGCTTTTTGTCGGCCAGCCCGCCGAGGAGGTCGGCGCCGGCGCCCGCAACCTGCTTGCCGCCGGCCTGTATCGGAAATTCCCCGTGCCGGACTTCGCCATCGCCGTCCATGACAGCGCGACCCTGCCCGCGGGCACCGTCGGCACCATCGAGGGCTTCGGCTGGGCCAACGTCGACTCGGTCGACATCACCGTGCGCGGCCGTGGCGGCCACGGCGCCTATCCGCACACCACCATCGACCCCGTCGTGCTCGCCGCCCGCATCGTGGTGGCGTTGCAGACCATTGTCAGCCGCGAGACGCGCCCGGTGGAACCGGCCGTCGTCACCGTCGGCTCCATCCACGGCGGCACCAAGCACAACATCATCCCCAACGAAGTGAAACTGCAGCTCACCTGCCGCTCCTATTCGGACAACGTCCGCCAGCACACCCTCGCCGCCATCAAGCGCATCTGCCGCGGCGAGGCCATCGCGGCCGGCGTGCCCGACGACCTCATGCCGATTGTTATCACGAAGGAGGATGAATTTACGCCCGCGACCTACAACGACCCGGTCCTGACCCGCCGGATCCGCGGGGCTTTGGTGCAGTGGCTCGGAGCGGACAACGTGAAGACCATCGACGCCGAGATGGGCGGCGAGGACTTCAGCCAGTTTGCCCGCACCGTCGATAAAGTGCCGATCAGCATGTTCCGCGTCGGGGCCGTCGACCCGGCCAAATACGCGGAGAGCCTGCGCACCGGTGAACCGCTCCCCTCGCTGCACTCGAGCAAGTTCGCCCCGCTGCCGGAGCCCACGATCAAGACCGGCGTCACCGCGCTCACCGCCTCCGCCCTGGAACTGCTTGCGAAAAAATAA
- a CDS encoding pyrimidine/purine nucleoside phosphorylase produces the protein MSLPAQFAGVTVHTKANVYFDGRVVSHTVLMPDGAKKTLGLIYPGNYHFGTGAPERMEIVAGACRVTLDGSTAAKDYPTGTFFDVPGKSGFTIEVKSGLCEYICSFL, from the coding sequence ATGTCCCTGCCCGCCCAGTTCGCCGGCGTTACCGTCCACACCAAGGCCAATGTCTACTTCGACGGCCGGGTCGTCAGCCATACCGTGTTGATGCCCGACGGCGCCAAGAAAACCCTCGGGCTCATCTACCCCGGCAACTATCATTTCGGCACCGGCGCGCCCGAGCGGATGGAGATCGTGGCCGGCGCCTGCCGCGTCACCCTCGACGGCTCGACCGCCGCCAAGGACTACCCCACCGGCACCTTTTTCGACGTCCCGGGCAAGAGCGGCTTCACCATCGAGGTGAAGAGCGGCCTGTGCGAATACATCTGCTCCTTCCTGTGA
- a CDS encoding peptidylprolyl isomerase gives MRSFKPMVLLAALGFASALATEKLADGLYAEFTTPRGVFVTELHYRQVPLTVASFVGLAEGTLAPRDGKPFFTGLTWYRVVPGFVIQSGNPGLKDTGDTPVPYTFNDEFVPGLHNREIGTLSMANAGPDTNGCEFFVTLGDCTRLNYLHTVFGRTIQGLEVLPLIQPNDAFTIKILRLGAEAKAFKADPETFKALAAKVAPYAGAAEPGLAAHFDDPSQLLPHPMESQPDVPPRAKNFNFKLANFERATGVRVVGRLFAKSPAAAEDAVPGAYMHALARKLGVDKHGALAAYFADEKDWRVWLSDAAADTFLGHHATAADLAPEGPLHVIKTAFIDAAVAEGDAAFARQQQAAPADQQPPPAQHLKLQTDAILDGLILKLEPK, from the coding sequence ATGCGTTCATTCAAGCCGATGGTTTTGCTGGCCGCGCTGGGGTTCGCCTCCGCCCTCGCCACGGAAAAACTGGCCGACGGCCTCTACGCCGAGTTCACCACGCCGCGCGGGGTTTTTGTCACCGAGCTGCATTACCGCCAGGTGCCGCTCACCGTCGCCAGCTTCGTCGGCCTCGCCGAGGGCACCCTTGCCCCGCGCGACGGGAAACCGTTCTTCACCGGCCTGACCTGGTATCGCGTCGTGCCGGGCTTCGTCATCCAAAGCGGCAACCCCGGCCTCAAGGACACCGGCGACACCCCCGTGCCCTACACCTTCAACGACGAGTTCGTGCCCGGCCTGCATAATCGTGAGATCGGCACGCTCTCCATGGCCAACGCCGGCCCCGACACCAACGGCTGCGAGTTTTTCGTCACCCTCGGCGACTGCACCCGCCTCAATTACCTGCACACCGTCTTCGGCCGCACCATCCAGGGCCTCGAGGTGCTGCCGTTGATCCAGCCCAACGACGCCTTTACGATCAAGATCCTCCGCCTCGGCGCCGAGGCCAAGGCCTTCAAGGCCGATCCGGAAACCTTCAAGGCCCTCGCCGCCAAGGTCGCGCCCTATGCCGGCGCCGCCGAGCCCGGCCTCGCGGCGCATTTCGACGACCCCTCGCAATTGCTGCCGCACCCGATGGAATCCCAGCCGGACGTGCCGCCGCGCGCCAAGAATTTCAACTTCAAGCTGGCCAACTTCGAGCGCGCCACCGGCGTGCGCGTCGTGGGCCGCCTTTTCGCCAAGTCGCCCGCCGCCGCCGAGGATGCCGTGCCCGGCGCCTACATGCACGCGCTGGCCCGGAAACTCGGCGTGGACAAACACGGCGCGCTCGCCGCCTATTTCGCCGACGAGAAGGACTGGCGCGTGTGGCTCAGCGACGCGGCAGCCGATACTTTCCTCGGTCACCACGCCACCGCCGCCGATCTGGCGCCGGAGGGCCCGCTGCATGTGATCAAGACCGCCTTCATCGATGCCGCCGTGGCCGAGGGTGACGCCGCTTTCGCCCGGCAGCAGCAGGCCGCCCCGGCCGATCAGCAACCGCCACCCGCCCAACATTTGAAACTCCAGACCGATGCCATCCTCGACGGCCTCATCCTCAAACTCGAACCCAAATGA
- a CDS encoding metallophosphoesterase family protein, which translates to MRIAVIADTHDRYPPDLPARLAAADEIWHLGDVCEPETLAEFEALGKPLFAVLGNNEWHNLWPLERRLERAGVKCHLVHIPPPRAPAGVHLLLHGHTHVPRDETDARGVRWLNPGCITRPNRGARASFGWLILKKGTPPDWRLELL; encoded by the coding sequence ATGCGCATCGCGGTCATCGCCGACACGCACGACCGGTATCCCCCGGACCTGCCGGCGCGACTCGCGGCCGCCGACGAGATCTGGCACCTCGGTGACGTGTGCGAGCCGGAGACGCTCGCGGAATTTGAGGCGCTGGGGAAACCGCTGTTCGCGGTGCTCGGCAACAACGAATGGCACAACCTCTGGCCGCTGGAACGGCGCCTCGAACGGGCCGGGGTGAAGTGTCACCTCGTGCACATCCCGCCGCCCCGCGCACCGGCGGGCGTGCATCTGCTGCTGCACGGCCACACGCACGTGCCGCGGGACGAGACCGATGCCCGCGGCGTGCGCTGGCTGAATCCAGGCTGCATCACGCGGCCAAACCGCGGGGCCCGGGCGAGCTTCGGCTGGCTGATCCTGAAGAAAGGCACGCCGCCGGACTGGCGGCTGGAGCTGCTGTGA
- a CDS encoding FKBP-type peptidyl-prolyl cis-trans isomerase, translating to MRQFGILLILGLVLAFIAFQARTGIFRRANPGEPANKYMRQIMENPQLSEADAAILRERYGNAHLNPSGLRYIERHPGTGPTPATGSEVVVHYDGYLLDGMKFDSSRDRGTPYVFRVGTGSVIKGWDEAVAAMKPGEKRTLIIPWWLAYGTAGKSPIPPKATLVFEVELLEIR from the coding sequence ATGCGCCAGTTCGGCATCCTGCTCATCCTCGGCCTCGTGCTCGCGTTCATCGCGTTCCAGGCCCGCACCGGCATCTTCCGGCGCGCCAACCCCGGCGAGCCCGCCAACAAATACATGCGGCAGATCATGGAAAATCCCCAGCTGAGCGAGGCCGACGCCGCGATCCTGCGCGAGCGCTACGGCAACGCGCACCTGAATCCCTCCGGGTTGCGCTACATCGAGCGCCACCCCGGGACCGGGCCGACCCCGGCCACCGGCAGCGAGGTCGTCGTGCATTACGACGGCTACCTGCTCGACGGGATGAAATTCGACAGCTCGCGCGACCGCGGCACCCCCTATGTCTTCCGTGTCGGCACGGGCAGCGTCATCAAGGGCTGGGACGAAGCCGTGGCCGCCATGAAGCCGGGCGAGAAGCGCACGCTCATCATTCCCTGGTGGCTCGCCTACGGCACGGCGGGCAAGAGTCCGATCCCGCCCAAGGCCACGCTCGTCTTCGAGGTGGAGCTGCTGGAAATCCGGTAG